ATGAAACCAACTTCCACGTCGCTTTGGCAAGATTGCCTTTTATTACTACAAGATCAAATGTCAGCAACGGATTTTGATACTTGGTTGCGTCCGTTGCAGGCGGATATACCTTCGGAGAATACGATTGTGCTTTATGCGCCGAATATCTTTGTACGCAGCTGGGTAGAGACTCATTATCTAGAACAAATTACGAAATTGGTTCAGCAGTTGGCACAAAATACGAATTTGATCGTGCGCGTGCAAGATGGGATCAAACCAGCGGCAAAACCGGTGGAAACCCAAGAAAAGGCCATATCGCAATCTGTTGTGACCGAAGAGACGGAAGTGAAAAACGCGTATCGTTCTAATTTAAATACCAAACAAGTATTTGAAAATTTCGTGGAGGGTAAATCCAACCAGTTGGCGCGCGCGATTGCGCAAAAGGTGGCGAATAATCCGGGTGAGCAAAGTGCTAATCCGTTGTTTTTATATGGTGGCACAGGGTTGGGAAAAACCCATTTGTTGCATGCGGTTGGTAATGGCATTTGTACGCATAATCCTAATGCACGGGTCATTTATATTCATGCCGAACGCTTTATGCAGGAATACGTTAAGTCCTTAAAATCCGATACGATGGAAAAATTTAAAAAATTCTACCGCACTTTGGATGCGTTATTAATTGATGATATTCAATTTTTTGCTGGCAAAGACGGGACTCAAGAAGAATTCTTCCATATTTTCAATTCCTTATTTGAGAGCAGTAGGCAGATTATTCTCACTTCAGATCGCTATCCGAAAGAGATTGAAAAAATTGAAGATCGCTTAAAATCCCGTTTTGGCTGGGGCTTGACCATTGCGATCGAGCCGCCGGATTTGGAAACGCGTGTGGCGATTTTGTTGAAAAAAGCGGAAGAAAAAAATCAAGAACGTCGCGAAAAAGAAGCTAAGGAGGCAATTATTTTGCCGGAAGAAGTGGCGTTTTTCGTGGGGCAAAAATTGCGTTCTAATGTACGTGAACTTGAAGGTTCATTAAACAAACTTTTTGCGATGGCAGAGTTTAAAGGTGAGAAAGTGATCAGCATTGATTTTGTGCGTGAAACCTTAAAAGATATGTTGGCATTGCAAGATAAATTGGTGACGGTGGATAATATTCAAAAAGTCGTAGCGGAATACTATCGCATTAAAGTGTCTGATTTAAAATCGAAAAATCGTTCCCGTTCCATTGCACGTCCTCGTCAGTTGGCGATGGCGTTAGCAAAAGAACTGACCAACCGCAGCTTGCCGGAAATTGGGAAAGGGTTTGGCGATCGCGATCATACTACGGTGCTTCACGCTTGTCGGACGATTGCAACGCTGCGCGAAGAAGATAATAATATTCAAGAAGATTGGTCAAATTTAATCCGTACTTTATCGGCATAAGGGGCTAAATTATGCAATTTATTGTTTCAAGAGAAAATTTATTAAAACCATTACAGCAAGTGTGTGGCGTATTGAGTAATCGTCCGAATATTCCCGTGTTAAACAATGTGTTATTGCAAATTACCGGCGACCGTTTGACCTTAACCGGTACGGATTTGGAAGTTGAGTTATCTACCCAGACCCAACTTTCACAAGCGGAACAAGACGGAACCTTCACTATTCCGGCGAAAAAATTTCTTGATATTTGCCGCAGTTTTGCGGAAGACGCGGAAATCACGGTGAGTTTTGAAGAGGATCGTGCCATTGTGCGTTCCGGACGCAGTAAATTTAATTTAACTACCTTGCCGGCGGAAGAATATCCAAATTTAGCAGATTGGCAATCGCAAGTGGATTTTAGCTTGTCGCATAGCACCTTGCGTCGTTTAATTGAAGCCACCCAATTTTCTATGGCAAATCAAGATGCGCGTTATTTTTTAAACGGGATGAAATTTGAAACTGAAGGCAATTTATTGCGTACAGTGGCGACCGATGGGCATCGTTTGGCGGTTTGTACCATTGCGTTAGAGCAAGATTTACAAACGCATTCCGTGATTTTGCCGCGCAAAGGCGTATTGGAATTGGCGCGTTTGTTAGAAAATGGCGATCAACAAGCTCGTTTACAAATCGGTACCAATAATTTGCGGATTGATTTGGGCAATGTCATTTTTACTTCGAAATTAATTGACGGTCGTTTTCCAGATTATCGTCGTGTATTACCGCGTAATGCGCAGCGCATTATGGTGGGAAATTGGGAAACGCTAAAACAAGCCTTTGCCCGGGCGGCGATTTTATCAAATGACAAGGTGCGTACTGTGCGTTTGCAGTTGAGTGAAAATACAATGAAAATTACTTCCACCAACTCCGAGCAAGAAGTGGCGGAGGAACTGATCGATGTCAATTATAGTGGCGAAGAAATGGAAGTCGGCTTTAATGTCAGCTATATTCTTGATGTGCTTAATGCTTTGAAATGTCAGCAAGTTCGGATGCGTTTAACGGATGCTTCTTCCAGTTGCTTGATTGAAGATGTGGATGATGCCAGCGCGGAATATGTGATTATGCCGATGCGGTTATAATAGTATTTATGGCAATTTCTCGTCTAATTGTTGAACATTTTCGTAATTTAACTGCCATTGATCTTGCGTTTGATCGAGGTTTTAACTTTTTGGTAGGCAATAATGGGAGTGGCAAAACCAGTCTGCTGGAAGCGATCTTTTATTTGGCCCATGGGCGTTCTTTTAAAAGTGCGGTCGCAAATCGGATTATTTCTTATGAACAACCGCACTTTACCTTACACGGTAAAATCCACGAGCAACAACATCAATGGTCGGTAGGCTTGCAAAAACAACGCCAAGGTAATACGTTGCTGAAAATTAATGGTGAAGATGCTAATAAAATTTCCGATTTAGCGCATTTA
This portion of the [Pasteurella] aerogenes genome encodes:
- the dnaA gene encoding chromosomal replication initiator protein DnaA, with product MKPTSTSLWQDCLLLLQDQMSATDFDTWLRPLQADIPSENTIVLYAPNIFVRSWVETHYLEQITKLVQQLAQNTNLIVRVQDGIKPAAKPVETQEKAISQSVVTEETEVKNAYRSNLNTKQVFENFVEGKSNQLARAIAQKVANNPGEQSANPLFLYGGTGLGKTHLLHAVGNGICTHNPNARVIYIHAERFMQEYVKSLKSDTMEKFKKFYRTLDALLIDDIQFFAGKDGTQEEFFHIFNSLFESSRQIILTSDRYPKEIEKIEDRLKSRFGWGLTIAIEPPDLETRVAILLKKAEEKNQERREKEAKEAIILPEEVAFFVGQKLRSNVRELEGSLNKLFAMAEFKGEKVISIDFVRETLKDMLALQDKLVTVDNIQKVVAEYYRIKVSDLKSKNRSRSIARPRQLAMALAKELTNRSLPEIGKGFGDRDHTTVLHACRTIATLREEDNNIQEDWSNLIRTLSA
- the dnaN gene encoding DNA polymerase III subunit beta, whose product is MQFIVSRENLLKPLQQVCGVLSNRPNIPVLNNVLLQITGDRLTLTGTDLEVELSTQTQLSQAEQDGTFTIPAKKFLDICRSFAEDAEITVSFEEDRAIVRSGRSKFNLTTLPAEEYPNLADWQSQVDFSLSHSTLRRLIEATQFSMANQDARYFLNGMKFETEGNLLRTVATDGHRLAVCTIALEQDLQTHSVILPRKGVLELARLLENGDQQARLQIGTNNLRIDLGNVIFTSKLIDGRFPDYRRVLPRNAQRIMVGNWETLKQAFARAAILSNDKVRTVRLQLSENTMKITSTNSEQEVAEELIDVNYSGEEMEVGFNVSYILDVLNALKCQQVRMRLTDASSSCLIEDVDDASAEYVIMPMRL